A part of Ziziphus jujuba cultivar Dongzao chromosome 8, ASM3175591v1 genomic DNA contains:
- the LOC125421242 gene encoding rust resistance kinase Lr10 isoform X1 encodes MNMIQSKWKYSYVKFGKMNVSELMDLCQIELMFMISSSSWQRKENSNVISSYSELYSELVHGFELSWLQSYASRSIDMGTCDILKDSNKVHCASCGDWWGLINGHCGSWVTILFYVEYSVELCAQYTVLAVCAWTILKFIFGTPCVAAFVIYKWRKRHQSMYDVIEEFLETHNNLMPIRYSYSEIKKMTNGFKDKLGEGGFGSVYKGKLRSGNLVAIKMLGKSKANGQDFINEVATIGRIHHVNVVQLVGFCVEGPKRALIYDFMSNGSLDKYIFSQGENSLDCKKMYEISLGIACGIEYLHQGCNMQILHFDIKPHNILLDENFVPKVSDFGLARLCPLDNSVVSLTAARGTIGYIAPELFYKNIGRISYKADVYSFGMLLMEMASRRKNSSSGAEHTSQVYFPSWVYDQLDEGKDLEMEDATDDELKIRKKMILVALWCIQMKPSDRPSMNKVREMLEGEIECLKMPQRPFLCAEKKSAEDSKENSNSKYSSTTSDYESEEDSLLLNAN; translated from the exons ATGAATATGATCCAATCGAAATGGAAATATTCTTATGTTAAGTTTGGAAAGATGAATGTTTCAGAATTAATGGATCTTTGTCAGATAGAGCTGATGTTTATGATAAGTAGTAGTTCATGGCAACGAAAGGAAAACAGCAATGTTATCTCCTCCTACTCAGAACTTTACAGTGAACTTGTACATGGGTTTGAGCTTTCATGGCTCCAAAGTTATGCTTCACGATCAATTGATATGGGAACTTGCGACATACTCAAGGACTCCAACAAGGTCCATTGTGCATCTTGTGGTGATTGGTGGGGACTCATAAATGGACATTGCG GTTCTTGGGTTACGATTCTATTTTATGTTGAAT ATTCAGTAGAATTATGCGCCCAGTACACCGTATTGGCAG TATGTGCGTGgacaatattaaaattcatattcGGAACTCCATGTGTGGCCGCTTTTGTTATCTACAAATGGCGAAAGCGACATCAATCAATGTATGACGTCATTGAAGAATTCCTAGAAACTCACAATAATCTCATGCCTATAAGGTACTCATACTCAGAAATTAAAAAGATGACAAACGGTTTCAAAGACAAATTAGGTGAAGGAGGTTTTGGTTCTGTATATAAAGGAAAGCTTCGCAGTGGAAATCTTGTAGCAATCAAAATGCTAGGTAAATCTAAGGCTAATGGCCAAGATTTTATTAACGAAGTTGCCACAATTGGGAGGATCCATCATGTTAATGTGGTGCAATTGGTTGGTTTCTGTGTTGAGGGACCAAAACGTGCTCTTATATATGATTTCATGTCTAATGGGTCCCtagataaatacattttttcacAAGGAGAAAACTCCTTAGATTGCAAGAAAATGTATGAAATTTCACTTGGTATAGCTTGTGGTATTGAATATCTTCATCAAGGATGCAACATGCAAATTCTGCATTTTGATATTAAGCCACACAATATTCTTTTGGATGAGAATTTTGTCCCAAAAGTTTCTGACTTTGGACTTGCAAGATTATGCCCATTAGACAACAGCGTTGTGTCTCTAACTGCAGCACGAGGTACCATAGGATACATAGCTCCAGAGTTATTTTACAAAAACATTGGAAGAATTTCGTACAAAGCTGATGTTTATAGTTTTGGAATGTTGTTAATGGAAATGGCAAGTAGAAGGAAGAATTCGAGCTCAGGTGCAGAGCATACAAGTCAAGTCTACTTTCCTTCTTGGGTCTATGACCAATTGGACGAAGGAAAGGACTTAGAAATGGAAGATGCAACAGATgatgaattaaaaataagaaagaagatgATTCTAGTAGCATTATGGTGCATACAAATGAAGCCAAGTGATCGACCTTCCATGAACAAAGTTAGAGAAATGCTTGAAGGAGAAATTGAATGCCTAAAAATGCCTCAAAGGCCATTTCTTTGTGCAGAAAAGAAGTCTGCAGAGGATTCTAAGGAGAATTCAAACTCAAAATACTCATCCACAACATCAGATTATGAATCTGAAGAGGACAGTCTGCTTTTGAATGCAAATTAA
- the LOC125421242 gene encoding rust resistance kinase Lr10 isoform X3, with the protein MDIAVLGLRFYFMLNTDYLIDGFCVVDSVELCAQYTVLAVCAWTILKFIFGTPCVAAFVIYKWRKRHQSMYDVIEEFLETHNNLMPIRYSYSEIKKMTNGFKDKLGEGGFGSVYKGKLRSGNLVAIKMLGKSKANGQDFINEVATIGRIHHVNVVQLVGFCVEGPKRALIYDFMSNGSLDKYIFSQGENSLDCKKMYEISLGIACGIEYLHQGCNMQILHFDIKPHNILLDENFVPKVSDFGLARLCPLDNSVVSLTAARGTIGYIAPELFYKNIGRISYKADVYSFGMLLMEMASRRKNSSSGAEHTSQVYFPSWVYDQLDEGKDLEMEDATDDELKIRKKMILVALWCIQMKPSDRPSMNKVREMLEGEIECLKMPQRPFLCAEKKSAEDSKENSNSKYSSTTSDYESEEDSLLLNAN; encoded by the exons ATGGACATTGCG GTTCTTGGGTTACGATTCTATTTTATGTTGAAT ACTGATTATCTTATTGATGGTTTTTGTGTTGTAGATTCAGTAGAATTATGCGCCCAGTACACCGTATTGGCAG TATGTGCGTGgacaatattaaaattcatattcGGAACTCCATGTGTGGCCGCTTTTGTTATCTACAAATGGCGAAAGCGACATCAATCAATGTATGACGTCATTGAAGAATTCCTAGAAACTCACAATAATCTCATGCCTATAAGGTACTCATACTCAGAAATTAAAAAGATGACAAACGGTTTCAAAGACAAATTAGGTGAAGGAGGTTTTGGTTCTGTATATAAAGGAAAGCTTCGCAGTGGAAATCTTGTAGCAATCAAAATGCTAGGTAAATCTAAGGCTAATGGCCAAGATTTTATTAACGAAGTTGCCACAATTGGGAGGATCCATCATGTTAATGTGGTGCAATTGGTTGGTTTCTGTGTTGAGGGACCAAAACGTGCTCTTATATATGATTTCATGTCTAATGGGTCCCtagataaatacattttttcacAAGGAGAAAACTCCTTAGATTGCAAGAAAATGTATGAAATTTCACTTGGTATAGCTTGTGGTATTGAATATCTTCATCAAGGATGCAACATGCAAATTCTGCATTTTGATATTAAGCCACACAATATTCTTTTGGATGAGAATTTTGTCCCAAAAGTTTCTGACTTTGGACTTGCAAGATTATGCCCATTAGACAACAGCGTTGTGTCTCTAACTGCAGCACGAGGTACCATAGGATACATAGCTCCAGAGTTATTTTACAAAAACATTGGAAGAATTTCGTACAAAGCTGATGTTTATAGTTTTGGAATGTTGTTAATGGAAATGGCAAGTAGAAGGAAGAATTCGAGCTCAGGTGCAGAGCATACAAGTCAAGTCTACTTTCCTTCTTGGGTCTATGACCAATTGGACGAAGGAAAGGACTTAGAAATGGAAGATGCAACAGATgatgaattaaaaataagaaagaagatgATTCTAGTAGCATTATGGTGCATACAAATGAAGCCAAGTGATCGACCTTCCATGAACAAAGTTAGAGAAATGCTTGAAGGAGAAATTGAATGCCTAAAAATGCCTCAAAGGCCATTTCTTTGTGCAGAAAAGAAGTCTGCAGAGGATTCTAAGGAGAATTCAAACTCAAAATACTCATCCACAACATCAGATTATGAATCTGAAGAGGACAGTCTGCTTTTGAATGCAAATTAA
- the LOC125421242 gene encoding rust resistance kinase Lr10 isoform X2, which yields MNMIQSKWKYSYVKFGKMNVSELMDLCQIELMFMISSSSWQRKENSNVISSYSELYSELVHGFELSWLQSYASRSIDMGTCDILKDSNKVHCASCGDWWGLINGHCDSVELCAQYTVLAVCAWTILKFIFGTPCVAAFVIYKWRKRHQSMYDVIEEFLETHNNLMPIRYSYSEIKKMTNGFKDKLGEGGFGSVYKGKLRSGNLVAIKMLGKSKANGQDFINEVATIGRIHHVNVVQLVGFCVEGPKRALIYDFMSNGSLDKYIFSQGENSLDCKKMYEISLGIACGIEYLHQGCNMQILHFDIKPHNILLDENFVPKVSDFGLARLCPLDNSVVSLTAARGTIGYIAPELFYKNIGRISYKADVYSFGMLLMEMASRRKNSSSGAEHTSQVYFPSWVYDQLDEGKDLEMEDATDDELKIRKKMILVALWCIQMKPSDRPSMNKVREMLEGEIECLKMPQRPFLCAEKKSAEDSKENSNSKYSSTTSDYESEEDSLLLNAN from the exons ATGAATATGATCCAATCGAAATGGAAATATTCTTATGTTAAGTTTGGAAAGATGAATGTTTCAGAATTAATGGATCTTTGTCAGATAGAGCTGATGTTTATGATAAGTAGTAGTTCATGGCAACGAAAGGAAAACAGCAATGTTATCTCCTCCTACTCAGAACTTTACAGTGAACTTGTACATGGGTTTGAGCTTTCATGGCTCCAAAGTTATGCTTCACGATCAATTGATATGGGAACTTGCGACATACTCAAGGACTCCAACAAGGTCCATTGTGCATCTTGTGGTGATTGGTGGGGACTCATAAATGGACATTGCG ATTCAGTAGAATTATGCGCCCAGTACACCGTATTGGCAG TATGTGCGTGgacaatattaaaattcatattcGGAACTCCATGTGTGGCCGCTTTTGTTATCTACAAATGGCGAAAGCGACATCAATCAATGTATGACGTCATTGAAGAATTCCTAGAAACTCACAATAATCTCATGCCTATAAGGTACTCATACTCAGAAATTAAAAAGATGACAAACGGTTTCAAAGACAAATTAGGTGAAGGAGGTTTTGGTTCTGTATATAAAGGAAAGCTTCGCAGTGGAAATCTTGTAGCAATCAAAATGCTAGGTAAATCTAAGGCTAATGGCCAAGATTTTATTAACGAAGTTGCCACAATTGGGAGGATCCATCATGTTAATGTGGTGCAATTGGTTGGTTTCTGTGTTGAGGGACCAAAACGTGCTCTTATATATGATTTCATGTCTAATGGGTCCCtagataaatacattttttcacAAGGAGAAAACTCCTTAGATTGCAAGAAAATGTATGAAATTTCACTTGGTATAGCTTGTGGTATTGAATATCTTCATCAAGGATGCAACATGCAAATTCTGCATTTTGATATTAAGCCACACAATATTCTTTTGGATGAGAATTTTGTCCCAAAAGTTTCTGACTTTGGACTTGCAAGATTATGCCCATTAGACAACAGCGTTGTGTCTCTAACTGCAGCACGAGGTACCATAGGATACATAGCTCCAGAGTTATTTTACAAAAACATTGGAAGAATTTCGTACAAAGCTGATGTTTATAGTTTTGGAATGTTGTTAATGGAAATGGCAAGTAGAAGGAAGAATTCGAGCTCAGGTGCAGAGCATACAAGTCAAGTCTACTTTCCTTCTTGGGTCTATGACCAATTGGACGAAGGAAAGGACTTAGAAATGGAAGATGCAACAGATgatgaattaaaaataagaaagaagatgATTCTAGTAGCATTATGGTGCATACAAATGAAGCCAAGTGATCGACCTTCCATGAACAAAGTTAGAGAAATGCTTGAAGGAGAAATTGAATGCCTAAAAATGCCTCAAAGGCCATTTCTTTGTGCAGAAAAGAAGTCTGCAGAGGATTCTAAGGAGAATTCAAACTCAAAATACTCATCCACAACATCAGATTATGAATCTGAAGAGGACAGTCTGCTTTTGAATGCAAATTAA
- the LOC125421242 gene encoding rust resistance kinase Lr10 isoform X4: protein MYDVIEEFLETHNNLMPIRYSYSEIKKMTNGFKDKLGEGGFGSVYKGKLRSGNLVAIKMLGKSKANGQDFINEVATIGRIHHVNVVQLVGFCVEGPKRALIYDFMSNGSLDKYIFSQGENSLDCKKMYEISLGIACGIEYLHQGCNMQILHFDIKPHNILLDENFVPKVSDFGLARLCPLDNSVVSLTAARGTIGYIAPELFYKNIGRISYKADVYSFGMLLMEMASRRKNSSSGAEHTSQVYFPSWVYDQLDEGKDLEMEDATDDELKIRKKMILVALWCIQMKPSDRPSMNKVREMLEGEIECLKMPQRPFLCAEKKSAEDSKENSNSKYSSTTSDYESEEDSLLLNAN, encoded by the coding sequence ATGTATGACGTCATTGAAGAATTCCTAGAAACTCACAATAATCTCATGCCTATAAGGTACTCATACTCAGAAATTAAAAAGATGACAAACGGTTTCAAAGACAAATTAGGTGAAGGAGGTTTTGGTTCTGTATATAAAGGAAAGCTTCGCAGTGGAAATCTTGTAGCAATCAAAATGCTAGGTAAATCTAAGGCTAATGGCCAAGATTTTATTAACGAAGTTGCCACAATTGGGAGGATCCATCATGTTAATGTGGTGCAATTGGTTGGTTTCTGTGTTGAGGGACCAAAACGTGCTCTTATATATGATTTCATGTCTAATGGGTCCCtagataaatacattttttcacAAGGAGAAAACTCCTTAGATTGCAAGAAAATGTATGAAATTTCACTTGGTATAGCTTGTGGTATTGAATATCTTCATCAAGGATGCAACATGCAAATTCTGCATTTTGATATTAAGCCACACAATATTCTTTTGGATGAGAATTTTGTCCCAAAAGTTTCTGACTTTGGACTTGCAAGATTATGCCCATTAGACAACAGCGTTGTGTCTCTAACTGCAGCACGAGGTACCATAGGATACATAGCTCCAGAGTTATTTTACAAAAACATTGGAAGAATTTCGTACAAAGCTGATGTTTATAGTTTTGGAATGTTGTTAATGGAAATGGCAAGTAGAAGGAAGAATTCGAGCTCAGGTGCAGAGCATACAAGTCAAGTCTACTTTCCTTCTTGGGTCTATGACCAATTGGACGAAGGAAAGGACTTAGAAATGGAAGATGCAACAGATgatgaattaaaaataagaaagaagatgATTCTAGTAGCATTATGGTGCATACAAATGAAGCCAAGTGATCGACCTTCCATGAACAAAGTTAGAGAAATGCTTGAAGGAGAAATTGAATGCCTAAAAATGCCTCAAAGGCCATTTCTTTGTGCAGAAAAGAAGTCTGCAGAGGATTCTAAGGAGAATTCAAACTCAAAATACTCATCCACAACATCAGATTATGAATCTGAAGAGGACAGTCTGCTTTTGAATGCAAATTAA